The Symphalangus syndactylus isolate Jambi chromosome 1, NHGRI_mSymSyn1-v2.1_pri, whole genome shotgun sequence DNA segment CCACAGAGGCTCCAATACTTGGGAATGTTCACCAAATCATCAactggaaaaaaagcaaaaacccacagccaaaataAATTGGTACTGTTACAAAGTTCTGTCTTGTCATGGGGAGTGGGGCATATTCTTGGCAGCACTCCACTCACCTTCAGCTCCTGCACCGACATCAGGAACCCACGGCCACCACCTCCTCCCCTCAAGGCATGCTGAGCATGGGCACAGACAGCCCATCCCTGCTCCATGCTGTCTGTGAGCAGGCCCCATGCCCAGCACGCCGGCCACCGTGGGATACCTCAGTCGTACCAGTTGTAAACCTCAAGCCCCTGACCCCCAAGGGCACAGCGGTGGCCAAACTCAGGGCTCACAGGCCAGCAGTCCATGTCAGCCACATCTGGCACATGGAACACAGTGCTATTCATGAAGGTGGGTTCACCATGCCCCAGACGCCAGAAGGTCAGCCGTTGATCAATGGAGGCTGAGACCATGATGCTTGGGCTTAGGATCTTGAGGCCTGTCACATGGGCAGCATGTGCACAGGGGACAGAGTATTCCTCTAGCACACGCAGCTGGGGTACCAGCCCAGCCTCTCCCACAGCCTCTTCTAGCTCTAGCATCTCCACAGCAAGCACGAAGACATGGAGGGATCCATCTTCACTGCCACTGGCCACGAGATGATGGTGGCCCTCACGGGTGGGCAAGGTGTGCAGGCTGTTGATACCACAGCTGTGGGCCTGGAGAGTCAGGGAGGGGGTGCCAAGCCCTGAAGGAAGAGGGTAGTTGTCAGGGCCCCGCCTGCCACATGTGTGAGGGCTATGTGACAGGTGAGGAGGGGTAGCCACGGTTGCACATTAGCTACTCACGGTAGGGAAGCCCGGGATCCACTGGAGGCTCCAGGACAGTGGAGTCATGGTCTAGCACGGTGGTGAGATCCCAGAAGGCCAGGCTGCCATCGGTAGCTGCGCTGCACAGAAGGAGCCTCCTGAGAGCCAGGAAAAGACAGCCCGGTCAATAACAGACGAAGCTCAACAGGAACCCCCCACCCAGCCCATGCAGGACCATCACCCAGCCCCTCTCACCGTCTCTGGTTGGGTGCCTCGTGTGTAAAGGAGTGGACCTTGAGGACACATCGCTTATGGTGGAAGGTTTCAGCAAACAGCTGCAGAATCCGCCCAGAATCCTGCAAAAGAAAGAGcctggggggcggggggtggccCAGCTCAGAACGCATCCTAGACAACCTTACTTCCTTTGTCTCCCCACTGGGCCCTATGCTCTCACCTTACAGCCCCATCACTACAGGCAGCAGCCACAAGGGGGCCAAGGCTGGGCTGGTCAAGTTCACACACAGCAAGAGACATGTACCTGCAGAGACAACATGCAGCTGTCAGGTGGAGCCTGCAAGCCTGGGACCATCTGCATGACCCATACCACACCCTGCCCAGGAGCATGTATTACCTGGTCTCCGGGTCTATCTTAACCATCCGATGCCGATTGCGTTGCCGATCCCAATACTCATCTAGCCGGTGGGACGAAAGGTGCATGACGTGGCAGGCGAGACGGCTTGGGGTGCCGGGGTCCGGAGTAACCATGATGCTGAAGCAGTGCATCTCAGCCCGCCCCCCCGCAGACACCACATGGGCAGTCAGGCCTGGCTGAGGATCCTGAGGGCCACCTGGCGTGCCAATGCCCCATACAGCCACAGCACGCACCGAGGAGATATGGTTACAAACAGCTGTGAGTGCGTGGGCTGAGCCTGTGGTTGTAGGGAGTGCTAGGACACAGACAGTAGTGTCCTCACTACAGGTGATCACAATGTCAGTCAAGTCAGGCCCCTCACTGCCAGGCTCCAGGTCATCAGGCTGCATGAAACTGGGCACTCCATATTCAGGCCCCAGGGTAATGGTGCCTACACGCTTTACACAAGTGATCTCACGGCCATGCAGACCCTCCCGGAGAATCACATGTGGCCGGCTGCAGCCACCCAGAGCCCTGTACAGCATGACATCCCCATCCTTGAGGTAAGCAAAGGCCATGGCCGCCTCAGTATCGGAGAAGGCCCACGAACGGTGCCCTCCACCACAGTTGACGATGTGCAGCTTCTCGTGTGACCGGGGGTTCCACACCACAAACTCATTGGCATGGAAACCCAGGATAACCATGCTCCCATCGGGCACTATGCGGAGCCCAGCTAGCCAGTTCATGCCTCGACAGGACTTCTGCCTTAGGACTGGCTGGAGCTGGCCGTCTCGTACAAACAGCTGGTAGTAGGCGCCATCACGCCCTGTGGTATACACATAGCCACCATGGCACGTGACTGAGGTCACACCCTGCTTCCCATGCAGAGAGGGCAGGGTAGACACTGGGCCCAACCCAGTGAAAGCATTCCCACCCCCACTACTACCACTACCCACTCCAGGTGCCCCAGCACCAGCCCCAGCCTTGCCTCCCACCCCAGGGTCCTTTAGCAGACCTGGTCTGGAGGGGAACAGCAGCACAGAGCCCCGGCGGTCACCACACACCAGGAAGTCACCTGGGGGTAGGAAGGCACTGCATGTGTGCCATCTCTGCTTGCTTGGGGGCAGCAGGTACCGACAACGTTCCTTGACAAAGATGGCCTTGCCAGAGGGTGCGGCTGAGATCTCTAGGCAAGCTACTACCCCGCCAGGGCCCGAAGCCAGCAACAGGAGCTCCTCATAACCACGCAGGGCCCAGCTCAAGCTGTGCACCTTCCCAGGAAACAGGGTCTCATCCACAGCAGCAGTTGGAGTGTTGATGGGGACAACCTTGACACAACCTTCCCCATTGGCCATAGCACACAATCCGAAGCCCTCGGGACCAGGAGCTGCCTCCAGCAGGCAGTAGGACTGGAAATGTTTATCCTCTAGCAGCTGCTCCCAACACTTGACCTCGACGTCATAGAGATACAGGGCCCCTGTATCAGTCACTGCCAGCAGTCGCCAAGAGCCAGCCAGCGTCACAGCCTTGAGGGTACCTGGCCTACTACGGGACTTGAAGCAGAGAGCCGAGACCCCCAATCCCCGGTACCCACGCCCTACCAAGTGCCACAGCCGAATGCCTGAGTCATCACCCCCAGTGATCACCCAGGCCTGCCTCTCATGGGCAGCTATGGCCCGGATCCCACGTCCCTGGTGTCCCCGAAAGGCCTGGAGGATCTCACCTTCATGGCTCCACACCAAGCAGACACAGTCCTCTCCTGCACTGATAAGGTAATTCTCTAGAAGCTTGACCTGCCACACACGGGCGCTGTGCCCAAAGCAGTGCCCAATATTCTGCACCCGACCCCCAGGCACTCGCAGGTCGCCCACCTTCCAGATACGAACGCTTCGGTCTTCTGAAGCTGTAGCCAGCAAACCCTTGCTTTCCAGGTATGACATGCTGAAGATGATGCCCACATGCCCACTGATTCGTCGGTCAGGTGCTACAGGTTTGTTGTCTGTTAAGGCAGTTGCTGGGTACCAGACCAAGAGCTGGTTGGAAACAGCACCTGCCACTATGGTCAGCTCCTTCCAGGCGTCTCCAATCAGGCAGGCTGAAGAGAGGGTGCATCTGTCTGTGCAGGGCACCTCTTGCAGGATGCACCCTACTACAGGGTCATATAGCACCACTGAGTTGTGGCCCAGG contains these protein-coding regions:
- the WDR6 gene encoding tRNA (34-2'-O)-methyltransferase regulator WDR6 isoform X4, which translates into the protein MDALEDYVWPRATSELILLPVTGLECVGDRLLAACLIGDAWKELTIVAGAVSNQLLVWYPATALTDNKPVAPDRRISGHVGIIFSMSYLESKGLLATASEDRSVRIWKVGDLRVPGGRVQNIGHCFGHSARVWQVKLLENYLISAGEDCVCLVWSHEGEILQAFRGHQGRGIRAIAAHERQAWVITGGDDSGIRLWHLVGRGYRGLGVSALCFKSRSRPGTLKAVTLAGSWRLLAVTDTGALYLYDVEVKCWEQLLEDKHFQSYCLLEAAPGPEGFGLCAMANGEGCVKVVPINTPTAAVDETLFPGKVHSLSWALRGYEELLLLASGPGGVVACLEISAAPSGKAIFVKERCRYLLPPSKQRWHTCSAFLPPGDFLVCGDRRGSVLLFPSRPGRDGAYYQLFVRDGQLQPVLRQKSCRGMNWLAGLRIVPDGSMVILGFHANEFVVWNPRSHEKLHIVNCGGGHRSWAFSDTEAAMAFAYLKDGDVMLYRALGGCSRPHVILREGLHGREITCVKRVGTITLGPEYGVPSFMQPDDLEPGSEGPDLTDIVITCSEDTTVCVLALPTTTGSAHALTAVCNHISSVRAVAVWGIGTPGGPQDPQPGLTAHVVSAGGRAEMHCFSIMVTPDPGTPSRLACHVMHLSSHRLDEYWDRQRNRHRMVKIDPETRYMSLAVCELDQPSLGPLVAAACSDGAVRLFLLQDSGRILQLFAETFHHKRCVLKVHSFTHEAPNQRRRLLLCSAATDGSLAFWDLTTVLDHDSTVLEPPVDPGLPYRLGTPSLTLQAHSCGINSLHTLPTREGHHHLVASGSEDGSLHVFVLAVEMLELEEAVGEAGLVPQLRVLEEYSVPCAHAAHVTGLKILSPSIMVSASIDQRLTFWRLGHGEPTFMNSTVFHVPDVADMDCWPVSPEFGHRCALGGQGLEVYNWYD
- the WDR6 gene encoding tRNA (34-2'-O)-methyltransferase regulator WDR6 isoform X2, whose translation is MDALEDYVWPRATSELILLPVTGLECVGDRLLAGEGPDVLVYSLDFGGHLQMIKRVQNLLGHYLIHGFRVRPEPNGDLDLEAMVAVFGSKGLRVVKISWGQGHFRELWRSGLWNMSDWIWDARWLEGNIALALGHNSVVLYDPVVGCILQEVPCTDRCTLSSACLIGDAWKELTIVAGAVSNQLLVWYPATALTDNKPVAPDRRISGHVGIIFSMSYLESKGLLATASEDRSVRIWKVGDLRVPGGRVQNIGHCFGHSARVWQVKLLENYLISAGEDCVCLVWSHEGEILQAFRGHQGRGIRAIAAHERQAWVITGGDDSGIRLWHLVGRGYRGLGVSALCFKSRSRPGTLKAVTLAGSWRLLAVTDTGALYLYDVEVKCWEQLLEDKHFQSYCLLEAAPGPEGFGLCAMANGEGCVKVVPINTPTAAVDETLFPGKVHSLSWALRGYEELLLLASGPGGVVACLEISAAPSGKAIFVKERCRYLLPPSKQRWHTCSAFLPPGDFLVCGDRRGSVLLFPSRPGRDGAYYQLFVRDGQLQPVLRQKSCRGMNWLAGLRIVPDGSMVILGFHANEFVVWNPRSHEKLHIVNCGGGHRSWAFSDTEAAMAFAYLKDGDVMLYRALGGCSRPHVILREGLHGREITCVKRVGTITLGPEYGVPSFMQPDDLEPGSEGPDLTDIVITCSEDTTVCVLALPTTTGSAHALTAVCNHISSVRAVAVWGIGTPGGPQDPQPGLTAHVVSAGGRAEMHCFSIMVTPDPGTPSRLACHVMHLSSHRLDEYWDRQRNRHRMVKIDPETRYMSLAVCELDQPSLGPLVAAACSDGAVRLFLLQDSGRILQLFAETFHHKRCVLKVHSFTHEAPNQRRRLLLCSAATDGSLAFWDLTTVLDHDSTVLEPPVDPGLPYRLGTPSLTLQAHSCGINSLHTLPTREGHHHLVASGSEDGSLHVFVLAVEMLELEEAVGEAGLVPQLRVLEEYSVPCAHAAHVTGLKILSPSIMVSASIDQRLTFWRLGHGEPTFMNSTVFHVPDVADMDCWPVSPEFGHRCALGGQGLEVYNWYD
- the WDR6 gene encoding tRNA (34-2'-O)-methyltransferase regulator WDR6 isoform X3; protein product: MDALEDYVWPRATSELILLPVTGLECVGDRLLAACLIGDAWKELTIVAGAVSNQLLVWYPATALTDNKPVAPDRRISGHVGIIFSMSYLESKGLLATASEDRSVRIWKVGDLRVPGGRVQNIGHCFGHSARVWQVKLLENYLISAGEDCVCLVWSHEGEILQAFRGHQGRGIRAIAAHERQAWVITGGDDSGIRLWHLVGRGYRGLGVSALCFKSRSRPGTLKAVTLAGSWRLLAVTDTGALYLYDVEVKCWEQLLEDKHFQSYCLLEAAPGPEGFGLCAMANGEGCVKVVPINTPTAAVDETLFPGKVHSLSWALRGYEELLLLASGPGGVVACLEISAAPSGKAIFVKERCRYLLPPSKQRWHTCSAFLPPGDFLVCGDRRGSVLLFPSRPGLLKDPGVGGKAGAGAGAPGVGSGSSGGGNAFTGLGPVSTLPSLHGKQGVTSVTCHGGYVYTTGRDGAYYQLFVRDGQLQPVLRQKSCRGMNWLAGLRIVPDGSMVILGFHANEFVVWNPRSHEKLHIVNCGGGHRSWAFSDTEAAMAFAYLKDGDVMLYRALGGCSRPHVILREGLHGREITCVKRVGTITLGPEYGVPSFMQPDDLEPGSEGPDLTDIVITCSEDTTVCVLALPTTTGSAHALTAVCNHISSVRAVAVWGIGTPGGPQDPQPGLTAHVVSAGGRAEMHCFSIMVTPDPGTPSRLACHVMHLSSHRLDEYWDRQRNRHRMVKIDPETRYMSLAVCELDQPSLGPLVAAACSDGAVRLFLLQDSGRILQLFAETFHHKRCVLKVHSFTHEAPNQRRRLLLCSAATDGSLAFWDLTTVLDHDSTVLEPPVDPGLPYRLGTPSLTLQAHSCGINSLHTLPTREGHHHLVASGSEDGSLHVFVLAVEMLELEEAVGEAGLVPQLRVLEEYSVPCAHAAHVTGLKILSPSIMVSASIDQRLTFWRLGHGEPTFMNSTVFHVPDVADMDCWPVSPEFGHRCALGGQGLEVYNWYD
- the WDR6 gene encoding tRNA (34-2'-O)-methyltransferase regulator WDR6 isoform X1, whose protein sequence is MDALEDYVWPRATSELILLPVTGLECVGDRLLAGEGPDVLVYSLDFGGHLQMIKRVQNLLGHYLIHGFRVRPEPNGDLDLEAMVAVFGSKGLRVVKISWGQGHFRELWRSGLWNMSDWIWDARWLEGNIALALGHNSVVLYDPVVGCILQEVPCTDRCTLSSACLIGDAWKELTIVAGAVSNQLLVWYPATALTDNKPVAPDRRISGHVGIIFSMSYLESKGLLATASEDRSVRIWKVGDLRVPGGRVQNIGHCFGHSARVWQVKLLENYLISAGEDCVCLVWSHEGEILQAFRGHQGRGIRAIAAHERQAWVITGGDDSGIRLWHLVGRGYRGLGVSALCFKSRSRPGTLKAVTLAGSWRLLAVTDTGALYLYDVEVKCWEQLLEDKHFQSYCLLEAAPGPEGFGLCAMANGEGCVKVVPINTPTAAVDETLFPGKVHSLSWALRGYEELLLLASGPGGVVACLEISAAPSGKAIFVKERCRYLLPPSKQRWHTCSAFLPPGDFLVCGDRRGSVLLFPSRPGLLKDPGVGGKAGAGAGAPGVGSGSSGGGNAFTGLGPVSTLPSLHGKQGVTSVTCHGGYVYTTGRDGAYYQLFVRDGQLQPVLRQKSCRGMNWLAGLRIVPDGSMVILGFHANEFVVWNPRSHEKLHIVNCGGGHRSWAFSDTEAAMAFAYLKDGDVMLYRALGGCSRPHVILREGLHGREITCVKRVGTITLGPEYGVPSFMQPDDLEPGSEGPDLTDIVITCSEDTTVCVLALPTTTGSAHALTAVCNHISSVRAVAVWGIGTPGGPQDPQPGLTAHVVSAGGRAEMHCFSIMVTPDPGTPSRLACHVMHLSSHRLDEYWDRQRNRHRMVKIDPETRYMSLAVCELDQPSLGPLVAAACSDGAVRLFLLQDSGRILQLFAETFHHKRCVLKVHSFTHEAPNQRRRLLLCSAATDGSLAFWDLTTVLDHDSTVLEPPVDPGLPYRLGTPSLTLQAHSCGINSLHTLPTREGHHHLVASGSEDGSLHVFVLAVEMLELEEAVGEAGLVPQLRVLEEYSVPCAHAAHVTGLKILSPSIMVSASIDQRLTFWRLGHGEPTFMNSTVFHVPDVADMDCWPVSPEFGHRCALGGQGLEVYNWYD